Proteins from one Hoplias malabaricus isolate fHopMal1 chromosome 2, fHopMal1.hap1, whole genome shotgun sequence genomic window:
- the trim2b gene encoding tripartite motif-containing protein 2: MDTQQGSPDSSSEECTVLEALPGKGSLICSQHKGKVPASYCLQCEIAVCEDCIVEQHVDHPTDSLAKIVDQQRVALQDRLDAAKNRLPQIRNAAQGLRDILLQLSAQKNSIEEDIHYSFNELHKTLDTRKSVLFMELEVTYGLKQKVLQAQLDTLLKEESAICSNCRLPGEALEEANEAVVLQTHKDIGERLSDLASQGLPLQPEENDQLELVMEVEGLRKSIHNLGAIITTNAVASQTDVSGNGLEQCVVGQPTSVIITTRDKSGGLCKMGNAALSAEVYTPEGSVMDGEILDHKNGTYEFMYTLHKEGDYNLALRLYDQHIKGSPFSLKVTSSPDDSPPTTSGANAASTGSSDGGARRRSAKSPGSRSRQKGVRRGGSLFSTPKKKVNPIEDDLIFKIGTKGRNKGEFTNLQGVAASSESILIADSNNQCVQIFSNQGEFQSRFGVRGRSPGQLQRPTGVAVHPNGDIIIADYDNKWVSIFTSDGKYKAKLGSGRLMGPKGVSVDQNGHVIVVDNKACMVFIFQPSGKLVTKFGSRGNGDKQFAGPHFAAVNNNNEIIITDFHNHSVKVFSAEGEFLLKFGSNGEGNGQFNAPTGVAVDINGNIIVADWGNSRIQVFDGSGSFLSYINTAADPLYGPQGLALTSDGHVVVADSGNHCFKVYRYLQ, translated from the exons ATGGATACGCAGCAAGGTTCTCCTGACAGCAGCAGTGAGGAATGTACTGTACTAGAGGCTCTGCCTGGCAAAGGATCACTAATATGCTCTCAACACAAAGGAAAA GTACCAGCTTCATATTGTTTGCAGTGTGAGATCGCTGTGTGTGAGGACTGTATTGTGGAGCAGCATGTGGACCACCCCACTGATTCACTGGCAAAGATTGTGGATCAGCAGCGTGTAGCTTTGCAAGATAGACTGGATGCAGCTAAAAACAG GCTGCCCCAGATAAGAAATGCAGCACAGGGGCTGAGGGACATTCTGCTGCAGCTGAGCGCTCAGAAAAACTCAATAGAGGAGGACATCCACTATTCCTTTAATGAACTACACAAGACGCTGGACACACGCAAGAGTGTCTTGTTCATGGAGTTAGAGGTTACCTATGGACTGAAGCAGAAG GTCCTTCAGGCACAGTTAGATACTCTGCTTAAAGAAGAATCTGCTATTTGCAGTAACTGTCGCTTGCCAGGAGAAGCTCTGGAAGAAGCAAATGAAGCTGTTGTTTTGCAGACCCATAAAGACATTGGAGAAAGACTGAGTGACCTGGCCAGTCAGGGCCTTCCTCTTCAGCCTGAGGAGAACGACCAGCTGGAGCTTGTGATGGAGGTTGAAGGACTGCGTAAATCCATCCACAACCTGGGGGCCATCATCACCACTAATGCAGTGGCCAGCCAGACTGATGTGTCTGGGAATGGTTTGGAACAGTGTGTGGTGGGCCAGCCCACATCCGTCATCATAACCACCAGAGACAAGTCTGGGGGTCTGTGCAAGATGGGCAATGCAGCCCTATCAGCAGAGGTCTATACACCAGAGGGTAGCGTAATGGACGGAGAGATCCTGGACCATAAAAATGGAACCTATGAGTTCATGTACACATTGCACAAGGAGGGGGACTATAACTTAGCTCTGAGACTGTATGACCAGCATATCAAAGGAAGCCCCTTCAGCCTAAAGGTGACCAGTTCTCCGGACGACTCTCCACCCACCACATCGGGAGCCAATGCTGCCTCCACAGGTTCCAGTGATGGAGGAGCACGAAGACGCAGTGCCAAGTCCCCAGGCAGTAGAAGCCGGCAAAAAGGAGTGCGGAGAGGAGGAAGCTTGTTCAGCACTCCAAAGAAGAAGGTCAATCCCATTGAGGATGACCTCATCTTTAAAATTG GAACAAAAGGCAGAAATAAAGGAGAATTCACAAATCTGCAGGGGGTAGCAGCCTCATCAGAAAGTATCCTGATAGCAGACAGTAATAATCAGTGTGTACAG ATCTTCTCCAATCAGGGAGAGTTTCAGAGCCGATTCGGGGTACGTGGCCGGTCACCAGGGCAACTTCAGCGGCCCACTGGTGTAGCTGTACATCCAAATGGTGATATCATCATTGCTGATTATGATAACAAGTGGGTTAGCATCTTCACCAGTGATGGCAAGTATAAG GCTAAACTAGGCTCTGGGCGGCTGATGGGTCCAAAGGGTGTGTCTGTGGATCAGAACGGTCACGTTATTGTAGTGGACAACAAGGCCTGCATGGTCTTCATCTTCCAGCCTAGTGGAAAACTTGTAACGAAGTTTGGCAGTAGAGGCAATGGAGACAAGCAGTTTGCAG GTCCCCACTTTGCCGCAGTAAACAACAATAATGAAATCATCATCACAGACTTTCATAATCACTCAGTAAAG GTCTTCAGTGCAGAAGGAGAGTTCTTGCTCAAGTTTGGCTCGAATGGTGAGGGGAACGGTCAGTTCAATGCTCCTACAGGTGTTGCGGTGGACATTAATGGGAATATTATTGTCGCGGACTGGGGAAATAGTCGCATACAG GTATTTGATGGCAGTGGCTCTTTTCTCTCCTACATAAACACAGCAGCGGATCCACTCTATGGGCCACAAGGCCTTGCCCTGACATCCGATGGCCATGTCGTTGTGGCAGACTCTGGTAATCATTGTTTTAAGGTGTACCGTTATCTTCAGTGA
- the rnf175 gene encoding RING finger protein 175 isoform X1: MAGLQPQEDPLKMSYRENWKVQHEKLHVKHRGHEAMHAEMVLILIATLVVAQIVLVQWKQRHCRSYNLVTLLQMWVVPLYFTIKLYWWRFLSTWGMFSVITSYVIFRATRKPLSGRTPRMVYKWFLLIYKLSYAVGVLGYLAIMFTMFGFNVFFRIKAEDSMDVGVIMLFYGLYYGVMGRDFAEICSDYMASTIGYYNVGGMPSRNLNQDICAVCGQKTFVDVDEEGIIEDTYQLSCNHIFHEFCIRGWCIVGKKQTCPYCNEKVDLKRMMNNPWERTHVLYGQLLDWLRYLVAWQPIIIGVVHGINFSLGLE, encoded by the exons ATGGCTGGGCTGCAACCTCAG GAAGATCCACTCAAAATGTCCTACAGAGAAAACTGGAA AGTTCAGCATGAAAAGCTGCATGTCAAGCATAGAGGCCATGAAGCCATGCACGCTGAGATGGTTCTGATCCTCATTGCCACGCTGGTGGTCGCTCAAATCGTGCTTGTCCAGTGGAAACAGAGACACTGTAGATCGTACAAT TTAGTGACACTGCTGCAGATGTGGGTGGTGCCTCTCTACTTCACCATTAAACTTTACTGGTGGCGTTTTTTGTCAACATGGGGCATGTTCTCCGTCATAACCAGCTATGTCATATTCAGAGCTACTCGGAAACCTCTGTCTGGTAGAACACCAAG AATGGTATACAAGTGGTTCCTCCTTATTTACAAGCTGAGCTATGCTGTAGGAGTGCTTGGTTACCTTGCCATCATGTTTACTATGTTTGGATTCAATGTTTTCTTTAG AATCAAAGCAGAGGACTCGATGGATGTGGGTGTGATCATGCTATTCTACGGGCTTTACTATGGAGTGATGGGACGAGACTTTGCTGAAATCTGCTCAGACTACATGGCATCCACTATAGGG tatTATAACGTGGGTGGTATGCCGTCTCGGAACCTGAATCAGGACATATGTGCCGTGTGTGGACAAAAGACGTTTGTTGATGTGGATGAGGAGGGCATCATTGAGGACACCTACCAACTTTCCTGCAATCACAT ATTTCATGAATTCTGTATTCGTGgatggtgcattgtgggaaagaAGCAGACTTGTCCATACTGCAACGAGAAGGTTGACCTCAAGAGAATGATGAACAACCC CTGGGAGAGAACACACGTTTTGTACGGACAGCTTTTGGATTGGCTGAGGTACTTGGTTGCTTGGCAGCCAATAATAATCGGTGTTGTGCATGGGATTAATTTCTCACTTGGCCTTGAGTAA
- the rnf175 gene encoding RING finger protein 175 isoform X2, with product MSYRENWKVQHEKLHVKHRGHEAMHAEMVLILIATLVVAQIVLVQWKQRHCRSYNLVTLLQMWVVPLYFTIKLYWWRFLSTWGMFSVITSYVIFRATRKPLSGRTPRMVYKWFLLIYKLSYAVGVLGYLAIMFTMFGFNVFFRIKAEDSMDVGVIMLFYGLYYGVMGRDFAEICSDYMASTIGYYNVGGMPSRNLNQDICAVCGQKTFVDVDEEGIIEDTYQLSCNHIFHEFCIRGWCIVGKKQTCPYCNEKVDLKRMMNNPWERTHVLYGQLLDWLRYLVAWQPIIIGVVHGINFSLGLE from the exons ATGTCCTACAGAGAAAACTGGAA AGTTCAGCATGAAAAGCTGCATGTCAAGCATAGAGGCCATGAAGCCATGCACGCTGAGATGGTTCTGATCCTCATTGCCACGCTGGTGGTCGCTCAAATCGTGCTTGTCCAGTGGAAACAGAGACACTGTAGATCGTACAAT TTAGTGACACTGCTGCAGATGTGGGTGGTGCCTCTCTACTTCACCATTAAACTTTACTGGTGGCGTTTTTTGTCAACATGGGGCATGTTCTCCGTCATAACCAGCTATGTCATATTCAGAGCTACTCGGAAACCTCTGTCTGGTAGAACACCAAG AATGGTATACAAGTGGTTCCTCCTTATTTACAAGCTGAGCTATGCTGTAGGAGTGCTTGGTTACCTTGCCATCATGTTTACTATGTTTGGATTCAATGTTTTCTTTAG AATCAAAGCAGAGGACTCGATGGATGTGGGTGTGATCATGCTATTCTACGGGCTTTACTATGGAGTGATGGGACGAGACTTTGCTGAAATCTGCTCAGACTACATGGCATCCACTATAGGG tatTATAACGTGGGTGGTATGCCGTCTCGGAACCTGAATCAGGACATATGTGCCGTGTGTGGACAAAAGACGTTTGTTGATGTGGATGAGGAGGGCATCATTGAGGACACCTACCAACTTTCCTGCAATCACAT ATTTCATGAATTCTGTATTCGTGgatggtgcattgtgggaaagaAGCAGACTTGTCCATACTGCAACGAGAAGGTTGACCTCAAGAGAATGATGAACAACCC CTGGGAGAGAACACACGTTTTGTACGGACAGCTTTTGGATTGGCTGAGGTACTTGGTTGCTTGGCAGCCAATAATAATCGGTGTTGTGCATGGGATTAATTTCTCACTTGGCCTTGAGTAA